CGGCCGGATCGGAGACCGACGCGTCCAGCTCGGCGCTGACATCCCAGTAGCCGGCGCTGCGGAACGCCATGCGCTCGCGCTCGCGCTGGACGATGATGCGGGTCGCCACCGATTGCACCCGGCCCGCCGAGAGCTTGGGGGCCACCTTCTTCCACAGCACCGGGGACACCTCGTAGCCGTAGAGGCGGTCGAGGATACGGCGGGTCTCCTGCGCGTCGACAAGGTCGATGTCCAGGTCACGCGGGCTTTCGGCGGCAGCCAGGATGGCGGGCTCGGTGATCTCGTGGAAGACCATCCGCTTGACAGGAACGCGCGGTTTCAGCGTCTCCAGCAGGTGCCAGGCAATGGCCTCACCCTCGCGGTCACCGTCGGTGGCGAGGTAGAGCTCGTCGACATCCTTGAGGAGTTCCTTGAGCTCGGTGACCGTGCTCTTCTTGTCCGGACTCACGATGTAGAGCGGTTCGAAGTCGGCGTCGACGTTCACCCCGAGCCGCGCCCACGGTTCGGACTTGTACTTGGCCGGGACATCGGCGGCTGCGCGCGGCAGGTCCCGGATGTGGCCGCGGGAGGATTCGACTATGTAATTGGAGCCCAGATAGCCGGCGATCTTGCGCGCTTTGGTCGGCGACTCGACAATCACGAGCCGCCGAACTGTACCGGTGCCTCCCCGGCTCCGGTCGTCGTCAGCCACCTTCTTCTACTCTCCACTTCTGTGTTGCCCGGCGGTATGTGTCACCCCAGGCAACTGACAATTTCGCATCCAGGACGGGCTTGTGCAAACTGGCTCGCCCGCCGGATGGCCTCATATTCGCGGCCAATGTGCAAACGCTTCGGTATCGCCGGGGGGTTCCCCGACGTTCTCGACCAGGCGCGACAGCCGTCGTCGACCGCTCACCCGCAACGCCGGTCGCGATCCGCGGGTACCGATCAGGGTGGGTGCGATTCCCACCCGCATCAGCGCAGATGCCAGCGTGGCGTGGGTGTCCGGTGCATGCGGGTCCAAGCCCAGCAAGTACCTGTCGTCGGCCTCGGGGACACCGGCGGCCAGCGTCCAGGCACGCAGCGCGCGCGGACCGGGCAGCCAACTGCCCGGCACCGTCTTCACCGCGCCGCGCGTCCAGGCACCCGCGATATCGACGACGCGCGAGTCCAGCGCGGTGCGCACCAGCGGGTTGTCCTCGTCGGTGCGGGTCAGCTCGGGGGTCAGCCCGGCCTCGGCGATCATCTCGGCAAGGCCCTGGGCCCGCCACGCCCGATCGACCACCACCGACAGCCGCGCCTGCCCACCGACGGAAACCACCTGTCCCTGGGCGGCCAGCAGGCCGGTCAGGTCGGCGATGGTCGGGGGTACCGACTCCGCCGAGAAGAAGGACAGTTGGCTCACATGTTCGACACTATCCGTGGTGGCCCAGGCGACGGGGCAATGGCACGGCGCCGGATACGAAAACACCCCCGGCACGGCCGGGGGTGTCTTCGGTGTTGCGGTGGCTCAGACGGCGCGGACGCCGGTCGCCTGCGGGCCCTTGGGGCTCTGGCCGACCTCGAACTCAACCTTCTGGTTCTCCTCCAGGGTGCGGAAGCCCGACCCCTGGATCTCCGTGTAGTGGACAAAAACGTCAGCGGAGCCGTCCTCGGGGGCGATGAAGCCGAAGCCCTTCTCCGCGTTGAACCACTTCACAGTTCCCTGTGGCATCTTTCGTACTTTCCTTCTCTTACCGGGTGCGGTTCACCGACGTCCGGTGTACCGGGCCCGTTCCGACCGCTTACCAACGCGTGTGTCGTCGGAACTCGACCCGACCTACAACCCTCGCAGGAACCGCGATCGCAACGACGATCCTGCGGGTGCAAAAACACGAACACAGAAGCTGCGACCACGTTCAGTCAACCACGTTCAACGCCCCAGCGACAGTCTCGGCACGATGAAGTAGTCAACAATTCACCTGGGGATACATGCTGGTGAACACCGGAAGGGAGTGTCGTGTCTGTGCCAGGGCCGAGTACTGGGCCCGATTTCGGTCGGGACCTGCTGTCCTGCGCGGTGCGGGGCACTCCGGCCGACGAACATCCGGTCCGTCATGTCGAAGACATCCCACCCCGCCGCGGCACGAGCCTGCCCTGGCCGGCATGGGCCGAACCCGACGTGGTCGCCGCCTTCACCGCGCGCGGGGTGCATACCCCCTGGTCTCATCAGGTGGCGGCGGCCGAACTGGCCCACACCGGTCGGCACGTGGTGTTGTCCACCGGCACGGCCTCGGGCAAGTCGCTGGCCTACCAGCTGCCGATCCTGACCACGCTGGCCGAAGACCCGTTGGCCCGCGCGCTGTACCTGTCCCCCACCAAGGCGCTCGGGCACGATCAGCTGCGCGCCGCGCACGGCCTTTGTGAGGAGGTCCCTGGCCTGCGCGATGTCGCGCCGTGCGCCTACGACGGTGACGCGGGCACCGATATGCGCCGCTTCGCCCGTGAGCGGTCCCGGTGGATCTTCTCCAACCCGGACATGATCCACCTGTCGCTATTGCGCAACCACGCCCGCTGGGCGGTGTTCCTGCGCCACCTCAAGTACATCGTCGTCGACGAATGCCATTACTACCGAGGCATTTTCGGCTCGAACGTGGCCTTGGTGCTGCGCAGGCTGCTGCGGTTGTGCGCGCGATACTCCGGGTCGCCGACGGTCATCTTCGCCAGCGCCACCACCGCGGCGCCCGCCGAGACCGCCGCCCAGCTGATCGGGGAGACGGTCACGGCGGTGACCGAGGACGGCTCGCCGCACGGTGGGCGGACGGTCGCGCTGTGGGAGCCTGCACTGCTCGAGGACCTGGTCGGGGAGAATGGCGCGCCGGTACGGCGGTCGGCCGGTGCGGAATCCGCCCGGGTGATGGCCGACCTGATCGCCGAGGGAGCCCGCACCCTGACCTTCGTGCGGTCGCGGCGCGGGGCCGAACTGACCGCGCTGGCCGCCTCGGCACGGCTGGAGGAGATCGCCCCCGACCTCGCCGACCGGGTCGCCTCCTACCGGGCCGGTTATCTCTCCGAGGACCGCCGCGCGCTGGAACACGCGCTCAGCGAGGGTGAACTGCGCGGTGTCGCCACCACCAACGCGCTCGAACTCGGCGTGGACATCGCCGGGTTGGATGCGGTCGTCCTGGCCGGTTTCCCCGGCACCGTCACCTCGTTCTGGCAGCAGGCGGGTCGGTCCGGCCGACGCGGGCAGAGCGCACTGATCGTGCTGATCGCCCGGGACGATCCACTGGACACCTACCTGGTGCACCATCCACGCGCGCTGCTGGCCCGGCCGATCGAGAAGGTCGTGATCGACCCGGGCAATCCCTATGTGCTGGGTCCGCAGCTGTTGTGCGCGGCGACCGAACTGCCGCTGACCGACGCCGAGGTACGGACCTGGGATGCCGAAGAGGTCGCGCGCACACTGGTCGACGACGGATTGTTGCGTCGGCGTCCCACCGGCTGGTTCCCCGCGCCCGAGATCGACCCGCATCCGGCGGTCGATATCCGCGGTGCCTCGGGTGGGCAGATCGCGATCCTGGAGTCCGGCACCGGCCGGATCCTGGGCACCACCGGCACCGGCCAGGCTCCGGCCTCGGTACATCCCGGGGCGGTGTATCTGCACCAGGGTGAGAGCTACGTCGTGGACAGCCTGGACTTCGAGGACGGTATCGCGATCGTGCATGCCGAGGACCCCGGGTACACCACGGCCGCAAGGGAAGTCACCGATATCGCGGTCACCGGGACCGGTGAGCGCCGCACGGTCGGCCCGGTGACCGTCGGTGTCGTGCCGGTCTCGGTGTCCAACACCGTCACCGGATACCTGCGCCGCAGGCTCGATGGTGAGGTCATCGACTTCGTCGAGCTGGATATGCCGACCCGCACACTGGAGACCGTCGCGGTGATGTGCACGATCACTCCGGAAACGCTGTACGCCAACGGGATCGACCCGTTGGCCGTGCCGGGTTCACTGCACGCCGCCGAGCATGCGGCGATCGGATTGTTACCGCTGGTGGCCAGCTGCGATCGCGGCGATATCGGCGGAGTGTCCACGGCATCCGGGCCCGAAGACGGTCTGCCCACGATTTTCGTCTACGACGGATACCCGGGCGGCGCGGGATTCGCCGACCGCGGATACCGGCAGATGTACCTGTGGTGGGAAGCGACGGCCGCGGCCATCGAGGCCTGCGAGTGCCCAGCCGGGTGCCCGTCCTGTGTGCAGTCGCCGAAGTGCGGTAACGGCAACGATCCGCTGGACAAGGCCGGGGCGGTCCGCGTTCTGCGCATGGTGCTCGACGAGCTGGCGGGACGCTGACACCGCGTTGTCTCGCGACGGGAAGGCCCACCCCTCGTCGGCCATCTCGCCCTCGACCGCGTCGCCCCGCCAGCAACATCGGTCACACTTCGCGTACCGTCAAAACGGTCGGACAACGCGATCCGTTTTCAGCCCGGGCGAACCGGGTGCAGTCGGAAATTACCTCTTCAGCAGACCCCCTGCAACTCGTTTTGACGCCAGCGACAGACACGATGGCCGCCCAAATCGCGCTCCAACAGCAAGTTCCGACGAATTCCGCAGCATGAGCAAACAACCGAAAGGGGAGCGGGTGCCGGTTAAACTCACGGGCATGGACCACGACTGGCTGCTCGTGGAGACCCTGGGTGACGAACCCGCCATCGTCGCCCAGGGATCGAGGACCAAGAACCTGGTCCCGATCAGCACTTTTCTCCGCCGCAACCCCCACCTGATGGCCATCCAATCGGCCATCGGTGAGACGGTGCGCGCCGGTCACGCTCTGACCAGCATCACTCCCAAGAACGACCGCGTGATCCGCACCGAAGTGGTGCACATGTCCGACGGGGTCATCCATGGTGTGCACCTCTGGATCGGCGAACCCGGCGCCGACCCGCCGGACCGTCCGATGCCGGGACCGCTCAAATGGGATCTGACGGCCGGAATCGCCACGGACACTGTGGAATCTCTGTACAACGCGGGCCGCGACGCCAGCGTCGAGGCCACCCAGGGCCGCGCCTTCGCCGAGGACATGCCCGCCAGGGCGCTCAATCCCCAGGAATCGAAGGTGCTGTCCATGGTGATTCGGGCCAAGCCGGGCCATGTGCTGTGCAGCACCTGGAACGTCACCGATTTCCGGGGTCAGCCGATCACCGTGGGTTTCGTCGCCAGGGCGATCGCCGAGGAGCAGGATGACGGCAGCGAACGGTTGATATGCCGAGCGATGAACTGGCGCAGCGTCGCCGAGGGCCCGGTCGTGCGTCCCGATGATCTGGCGCAGCGGATCCTCAACGGCCTTGCCGCACCCGGGGTGCACCGGGCGATCGTCGACCTCAACCACTGGCGACTGCTGAAATGGCTGGACAAGCCGTGCCCATTCTTCGACTGGCGGGCCGGCGAACAGGGCGATACCGTCCTGCACCCCGGCGACGAGCGCCACGTCCTGGCCATGGCACAGGAATTCGCCGACGGGCCGACGGCCCGGGTACTGCGCCTGCCCGCCCACGGCGGCGGGTTCACCCCCGTCCACGTCACCGTGAACCGGATCGAGCTCGATGACGACACCTACGCGGCGCTGATGTCGATGCGGCTGCCCACCGATGAGGAGATCGCCGCTGCCGAGCAGGAGGCGACCGCGGCCGAGAGTGCGCAGTCCGGCACCCGCGCGGCGTTCAAATCGCTTCTGCGGCTCCGGAAGATCACCGGCCAGACGGACTGACGCCACCCTCGGCCGGCCCCGCCCTGGCCTCCGCTCGGGCGCCGCGCCCGGGTAGCACGGTGGCAGCCACGACGCTGACCGCTACATCCAGACCGTCCAGGGTGCACTCGACCACCGTCACCCGATTCGACTCGGCAACGGATTGTGCTGCCGCACAGGCACTCTGCCGACCGGCAGGCAACGATGCGGCGCCGGCGAGTGCGGCCAGGTCGGCCCCCGACTGCGCACGATGCCGCGCCACGACCACCGAGCCGAGCATCAGCACGCCGACGGTGACCGTCAGCAGCACGACCATCAGGGCGGTCGCGATCAAAGTCGCCGACCCGCCGTCCTCACCGGGACTGCTCGGCCATCGCCACCGCATCCCCGGAGATGACGATCCCTGGTAGCAGCGCCGTGACCGCGCTGACCCGCACCACGACGAACGAGCCGTCGCGCTGTGCCGAGATCGTCGACCCCTTCGGCCCGACCCGGCGCGCCGCCGAGACGCCATCGTCGCCGCGGGCGAGCAGCCGGGCCCCTTCCCGTGCGGCGTCGACACACCGGATGTGCAGGACCGTGGCGTTGATACCGGCCACACACAGCACCAGCACCGAGACCAAGGCGGCGATCGCAAAGGCCGCCTCCACCGTGACACCGCCGAACTCACCGCTCAGACACTGGTGTTGAGAGCGCGGGTGATGATGTTGGAGAGTGCAGTGACGATCGAGTCGCCGGTCACCACGGTGTAGAGGATGGCACCGAAGGCGGCCGCGGCGATGGTGCCGATCGCGTATTCGACGGTGCTCATCCCGGAGTCGTCGGTGGCGACCACCATGACGCGGGCCTGCACCCTTCGGATCATGTTCTGCAGCATGGTTACTCCTTCTCATCGGTTACAGGCCTGACATCAGGTCACCGGCCAGTCCGGCGACCACCGGGACGATTCCCAGGCAGACGAAGGCGGGCAGATAACACAGGCCAAGCGGGCCTGCGATCAACACCGAGGCGCGCTCGGCGGCGGCATCGGCAGCCGAGCCCGCGTCGATGCGCACCTGGTCGGCCAGTTCGGCGATGCCGTCGGCAAGAGCCGCACCGGAGACCGCCGAGCGGCGAGCGAGCCTGGCCAGCACCGCGCCATGCGGGTCGGCGGTAGCACCGGGATCTGCCCACGCCCGCACGGATCCGGCGCCGAGGGCAAGCAGGTCCGCCGCGCGCATCAGCTGCGTACGCAGTAACACCGGTGCCAACGGCGCAGCCGCTGCCGCCGCGGTCGCGGTCGCCATGCCCGCGGACAGGCAGGCGGCGAGGACGTCCAGACACGATGCCGCGGCCAGTGGATCGTCGGGCAGTTCCGGCGTGCAGCGCAGCGGTGACCGCCTGGTGCGGGCGGGACCGGCACCGATCAGCACCGCCGCCGCGAGCAGCACCGCAGCCAGGCTCATGCGGCCACCGCCGTGATGATGCGGTCGGACCAATACAGGCCCAGGCAGGACAATGCCACTCCGATGAGCAGGATGACGCCACCGGCCCCACCGGCGACCAAGAATTGCACCGGCTGGGCACCGATGAGCTGTCCCAGCAGGATTCCCAGTACCGGCATTCCGGCGAGCACCGCGGCGGTGGTGCGCGGTCCGGCGAGTCCGGCGTCCAATCGGAGCCGGAACCTGTCACGCTCGACGATGTCGTGTTGCGCGGCGCGCAGGAGCGTCGCGATCGCAAGACCGTGGTGGTGCGCCAACTGCCAGCACAGCGCCAGCCGACGCCATTGCGCGGGGATGGCGGAGGCTTCGGCCACCGAACTCATGCCGGTCGCGATATCGGCGCCCAGGCGCCCGTGTGCCGAGACGGTCCGCAGCCGGTCCCCGACCTGACC
This DNA window, taken from Mycolicibacterium neoaurum, encodes the following:
- a CDS encoding cold-shock protein — its product is MPQGTVKWFNAEKGFGFIAPEDGSADVFVHYTEIQGSGFRTLEENQKVEFEVGQSPKGPQATGVRAV
- a CDS encoding TadE family type IV pilus minor pilin produces the protein MEAAFAIAALVSVLVLCVAGINATVLHIRCVDAAREGARLLARGDDGVSAARRVGPKGSTISAQRDGSFVVVRVSAVTALLPGIVISGDAVAMAEQSR
- a CDS encoding DEAD/DEAH box helicase, translating into MSVPGPSTGPDFGRDLLSCAVRGTPADEHPVRHVEDIPPRRGTSLPWPAWAEPDVVAAFTARGVHTPWSHQVAAAELAHTGRHVVLSTGTASGKSLAYQLPILTTLAEDPLARALYLSPTKALGHDQLRAAHGLCEEVPGLRDVAPCAYDGDAGTDMRRFARERSRWIFSNPDMIHLSLLRNHARWAVFLRHLKYIVVDECHYYRGIFGSNVALVLRRLLRLCARYSGSPTVIFASATTAAPAETAAQLIGETVTAVTEDGSPHGGRTVALWEPALLEDLVGENGAPVRRSAGAESARVMADLIAEGARTLTFVRSRRGAELTALAASARLEEIAPDLADRVASYRAGYLSEDRRALEHALSEGELRGVATTNALELGVDIAGLDAVVLAGFPGTVTSFWQQAGRSGRRGQSALIVLIARDDPLDTYLVHHPRALLARPIEKVVIDPGNPYVLGPQLLCAATELPLTDAEVRTWDAEEVARTLVDDGLLRRRPTGWFPAPEIDPHPAVDIRGASGGQIAILESGTGRILGTTGTGQAPASVHPGAVYLHQGESYVVDSLDFEDGIAIVHAEDPGYTTAAREVTDIAVTGTGERRTVGPVTVGVVPVSVSNTVTGYLRRRLDGEVIDFVELDMPTRTLETVAVMCTITPETLYANGIDPLAVPGSLHAAEHAAIGLLPLVASCDRGDIGGVSTASGPEDGLPTIFVYDGYPGGAGFADRGYRQMYLWWEATAAAIEACECPAGCPSCVQSPKCGNGNDPLDKAGAVRVLRMVLDELAGR
- a CDS encoding Rv3654c family TadE-like protein, which translates into the protein MRWRWPSSPGEDGGSATLIATALMVVLLTVTVGVLMLGSVVVARHRAQSGADLAALAGAASLPAGRQSACAAAQSVAESNRVTVVECTLDGLDVAVSVVAATVLPGRGARAEARAGPAEGGVSPSGR
- a CDS encoding PAS domain-containing protein, whose amino-acid sequence is MDHDWLLVETLGDEPAIVAQGSRTKNLVPISTFLRRNPHLMAIQSAIGETVRAGHALTSITPKNDRVIRTEVVHMSDGVIHGVHLWIGEPGADPPDRPMPGPLKWDLTAGIATDTVESLYNAGRDASVEATQGRAFAEDMPARALNPQESKVLSMVIRAKPGHVLCSTWNVTDFRGQPITVGFVARAIAEEQDDGSERLICRAMNWRSVAEGPVVRPDDLAQRILNGLAAPGVHRAIVDLNHWRLLKWLDKPCPFFDWRAGEQGDTVLHPGDERHVLAMAQEFADGPTARVLRLPAHGGGFTPVHVTVNRIELDDDTYAALMSMRLPTDEEIAAAEQEATAAESAQSGTRAAFKSLLRLRKITGQTD
- a CDS encoding type II secretion system F family protein, producing the protein MTTAAILLAVALLVAPTPAGHRLGRPVRSRRRRRISPLWAVAPATTLTMLVWEPTVVLACLLVAATVTHRRRRAARRRSAVAEALQLRDALDVLVGELRIGAHPVAALTAAAGEVGGQVGDRLRTVSAHGRLGADIATGMSSVAEASAIPAQWRRLALCWQLAHHHGLAIATLLRAAQHDIVERDRFRLRLDAGLAGPRTTAAVLAGMPVLGILLGQLIGAQPVQFLVAGGAGGVILLIGVALSCLGLYWSDRIITAVAA
- a CDS encoding type II secretion system F family protein, which encodes MSLAAVLLAAAVLIGAGPARTRRSPLRCTPELPDDPLAAASCLDVLAACLSAGMATATAAAAAAPLAPVLLRTQLMRAADLLALGAGSVRAWADPGATADPHGAVLARLARRSAVSGAALADGIAELADQVRIDAGSAADAAAERASVLIAGPLGLCYLPAFVCLGIVPVVAGLAGDLMSGL
- a CDS encoding DUF4244 domain-containing protein, whose protein sequence is MLQNMIRRVQARVMVVATDDSGMSTVEYAIGTIAAAAFGAILYTVVTGDSIVTALSNIITRALNTSV